The Novosphingobium humi DNA window TGCCGAACATGCGCCTGCCGGAAAGCGCGGGCTCTACACGAGCTGGATCCAGATAACGGCCACCGCCGGGCTTGCCATGGCGCTGCTGATCGTCATCACCGTGCGCTCGCCTGTGACGGGCGTGGGCGAGGAAGCCTTCAAGCAATGGGGCTGGCGCATTCCCTATCTGATCTCGGGCCTGTTCCTGGTGCTGGGCCTGTGGCTGCGCCTGAAGCTGCATGAAAGCCCGGTGTTCCAGAAGATCAAGTCGGAAGGCAGCGGCTCGAAGGCTCCGTTGAAGGACGCATTCGGTAAGTGGTCGAACCTCAAGATCGTGCTGATCGCCTTCTTCGGCGCCATCGCGGGTCAGGCTGTCGTGTGGTACACGGGCCAGCTCTATGCGATGTATTTCCTTGAAAAAATGCTCAAGGTTGACGGCCTGACCGCCAACACGCTGATCATTACCGCGCTTCTGCTCGCCACGCCTTTCTTCCTGATCTTCGGCATGCTTTCGGACAAGATCGGTCGCAAGCCCATCATCCTGACCGGCTGCGCGCTGGCCGCTCTCACCATGTTCCCCGTGTTCCATGCGCTGACCGAGGCGGCCAATCCGGCTCTGGCCCATGCGCAGGCCAATGCCCCGGTCAAGGTCACGGCCTATCCGGGCGAATGTTCCTCGCAATTCGACCCTGTGGGCGCCAACAAGTTTGACACCACCAGCTGCGACATCGTGAAGAACGCTCTGGCCAAGGCGGCGATCAATTACGAAAACGTGGCCGCGCCTTCGGGTTCGGTGGCCAGCGTTTCGATCGGCGGCAAGACCATCATCGCCCCCGATCCGGCCCAGATTTCGGGCGAGGACAAGAAGAAGGCGATTGCCGACTTCACCACCGCGCTGGTCGGCAAGGCGGCAACGCCCGCAAAGCCCGCCGAGGGCGGCAAGCCTGCAGTGGAGGCCAAGCCTGCGGTCGTGGGTGAACTGACCAAGGTGGGCTATCCCACCAAGGCCGACCCGGACCAGATCGACAAGCCCAAGGTCGTGGCGATCCTGTTCTATCTCGTACTGCTGGTCACGATGGTCTATGGCCCGATTGCGGCCATGCTGGTCGAACTCTTCCCCAGCCGGATCCGCTACTCGTCCATGTCGCTGCCCTATCATATTGGCAATGGCTGGCTGGGCGGTCTGCTGCCTGCCATCGGCTTTGCCATGGTCGCGGCCAATGGAGATATCTACTATGGCTTCTGGTATCCGGTGATCGTGGCGGCGGCCACCTTCTTCTTTGGCCTGTTCTTCCTGCCCGAGACTTTCCGCCGCAACATTGATGAATAATACTTAGGTCTTACTCCCTTGAAAGTCGCGTCCTGATCTGGCCTATTTGGCCCAAATCAAGGCGCGACTTTGCTTTTGCGCCCAAAGGCGCGTTCATCCTGCCTCTCAAGGAGACTTGCCATGACCACCGATGCCGCCATCAGCCACCAACTCACCACCCGCGATGGCGTGGTGCTGGACGTGCGCCCCGCCACCGAGGCCGATGAAGCCGCGCTTTCGGCCTTTTTCGACGCGGTGTCCGAACAGGACCGCCGCTTCCGCTTTTTCGCGGCGGGCGAGCATGTCAGCCATGACCAGCTTGATCCCTTGATCCACGCCGACCATTTCCGCAGCGAAAGCTATATCGCTTTTGAACATACGACCGGCGAACTGGTCGGTTCGGGCCTGCTGGCCTGCGACAACCAGCTCGACACGGGCGAAGTGGCGGTGTCGGTTCATGCCGATTATCGCGGGCGAGGCGTGGGCTGGGCTCTGCTCGACCTGCTGGCGCGCGAAGCCGAGCGCCGGGGCGTGCGCCGCGTGATCTCGATCGAGAGCCGCGACAACCATGCCGCCATCGAGGTCGAGCGCGACAAGGGCTTTACCCCCGAGGCTTTCGAAGGCGATCCGACTTTGGTCGTTCTATCGAAAACCTTCCGATAAGGCGATAGTCATGGCCAGAATTCATAAACATGAGGATGGCCATGAGCGAGCTTTATACTTCAGCCTGGCAAGAAAGCATCGAGAACCGCGAAGCTTTCTGGAGCCGCGCTGCCGGGGCTGTTGAATGGAGCAAGGAGCCGTCGCGCGCATGGGACGATGCGCGCGGCTGGTTTCCCGACGGATCGCTGAACACGGCCGTCAATGCGATTGACCGCCATGTTGCCGCCGGGCGCGGTGATGCCGCCGCCATCATCTATGACAGCCCGGTCACCGATACCGTCGAAACCTATTCCTATGCCCGTCTGGCCGATGAAGTGGGCCGCGTGGCTGCGATGCTGGCCCGTCTTGGCGTGAGGCGCGGGGATCGCGTGATCCTCTATATGCCGATGATCCCCCAGACGATGTTCGCGATGCTGGCCTGCGCGCGATTGGGCGCGGTGCATTCGGTGGTGTTCGGCGGCTTTGCCGCGCATGAACTGGCCAAGCGCATCGATGACGCCACCCCGCGCCTGATCCTGACCGCCAGCGCAGGGATCGAAGGCAGCCGCAGGATCGCCTATAAGCCGATGGTGGACGAGGCGCTGCGCACATCAAACCATCAGCCCGACCATGTGGTGCTGTTTCAGCGCGATGTGCTGGCGGCCGAGCTTGTCGCCCCGCGTGACATTGACTGGGCCGCGATGATCGAGGAAACACGCGCCGATCCCGTGCCCCCGCCCGCCGAAATGGCGGCCGATGATCCGCTCTACATTCTCTATACCAGCGGCACCACCGGCACCCCCAAGGGCGTCGTGCGCGAGAATGGCGGCCATGCGGTTGCTCTCACATGGAGCATGGCCAACATTTACGGCGTGGGTCCGGGCGATGTGTTCTGGGCGGCCAGCGATGTGGGCTGGGTCGTGGGCCATTCCTATATCGTCTATGCGCCCTTGCTTGTGGGGGCCACCACGGTCCTGTTCGAGGGCAAGCCGGTGGGCACGCCCGACGCAGGCACGTTCTGGCGCACCATCCAGCGTCACGGGGTCAAGATCTTCTTCACCGCCCCCACCGCGATCCGCGCCATCCGCAAGGAGGACCCCTCGGCCTCCTTCCTGCGCGAGATCGGCACCGGGCCTTTGCAGGCGGTGTTTCTGGCGGGCGAGCGGGCCGATCCCGACACGATCCACTGGCTGGAGGAACATTCCGCCCTGCCGGTGATCGACCACTGGTGGCAGACCGAGTTGGGCTGGCCGGGGGTGGCCACCTGCCATGCGCTGGGCGACACGCGCCGCCGTGCGGGCAGCGCGGGCTTTCCGGTGCCGGGCTATGAATTTGCGATTCTGGGCGACGATGGCAAGGAACTGGGCCGTGACCAGTCGGGCTTTGTCGCCGTGCGCGAGCCCTTGCCGCCGGGCGCCTTCCGCACGCTGTGGAACAACAAGGCGGGCTGGGAAAAGAACTTTGCCGCTTTCCCCGGATGGTATGAAACGGGCGATGCGGGCTATATCGACGCTGATGGCTTCGTCCATATCATGGGCCGCACCGATGACATCATCAATGTCGCGGGCCATCGCCTGTCCACCGGGCAGATGGAGCAGATCGTGGCGGCGCAGGACGGCGTGGCCGAATGCGCGGTGATCGGGGCGGATGATGCCATCAAGGGCATGGTGCCGATCGCCTTTGTCGTGCCGCGCGCCGGGTTTGATGCCGACGCCAGCCTGCCCGCGCGGGTGATCGCCGGGGTGAGGGGTGAATTGGGCGCGGTGGCCGCGCTCAAGACCGCCTATGTGGTGGGGGCACTGCCCAAGACGCGTTCGGGCAAGATCCTGCGCAATCTGCTGCGCAGGATCGCCAATGGCGAGGCATGGACCTGTCCGCCCACCATCGATGATCCGGCCATCCCGGCCGCCATCGAAAGCGTGATCCGGCAGGACAGCGCGAAAGTTGCCTAAAAATTGGCGCTGTAACTGAGCATGAGACGGTCGCGCGCGCAGCCCGCCAGCGCGGCGACCTCTCCGGGGGCGGTGTCGCTGCTGCGCGCAAGGCGGTATTCCAGCCGCAGATGGCCCGGCCCCACCGGCGCATCGGCGCCTGCCGACAGGCGCCATCCCTCCATCATCCGGTCGCGGTTGCGCAGGGCAGGGCCGATGACCGCGCGATCATACAATTGCGTGCGCAGCGCCCCCGCGCCCGCAAACAGCCGTGTGCCCAGCGGCAAGGCCGCCAGCGCCAGCGGATAGGCCAGATGCGCGCCCACAAAGATCTCGCGCGTCAGGGAAAGGCTGAAATGGTCCTGCGGATTGTCGGCCCAATCATTGGCGTCGATCACCTTGACCCCGGCATGCTGAAAATCCAGCCCCAACAGCGCGCGCCCCTGCAGCGTAGGGGGCAGCACAGGGCGCTCCAGCGTGATGACCGCCACGTCCATCCGCCGGTTAAGCGGCGTTTGGGTGCCATTATGGGCCAGCGCGGTCATGGCCGTCTCGCTGACGATGTCGGTGGAGAGATGCGCGCCGCGCAGCGCCCGGTGCAAAATGCCCGCATGAACGCAGATCGGCGCCAGCCCGGCAGCGAGCAGCGCACCCAACCCAAAAGTTGCAGCACAAGCAAGGCGGCGCATGGCTATCCTCCCCCGTGGACCATTTGATCCGCAATACCCGGGAATCAGCGCTTGGTTCCCGCGCAACGCTGTTTTAGCACGTCGGTATTGAAGATAGAATTTGTCGGTTTTGGTTACATATACTGGTTAATACCGATTCCCGCTTTGGTGCCCCTCTACTCTTCATGGCGCCAGGGCCGCGAAGCAGGGCGGTATAATCGCGAAATCGGGCGCGCGCAGGGGCCGTTGCGCGATTAACCCATCGTCATTTTTCTGCGCCAAAGATGAAGGGCCCCCGGCGAGAATCGCCATGAAAGAGCCGGGCGGGGGGCGGCGAAAAGCCGGTATTTCCGCCGATTCGCATATGTCCAGCAGAGGGGTGTGTGTCATTTGGGCATCACTCCGCCTTGTCATGGATGTGTCATAATCCCGTCAAAAAAGTGCAACCCCCTCAACCTATTGGCGGCCTCAGTCTGCACCTAATACCAAATGGCCGGATGGGAACACTCTTCCTTTCCTCTCGTCCGGCTGTGCCTTTGATGGGGGTTATATGTTCTCTGCTTCTCGTTTCCTCGCTGCGGCGAGCTGTCTTGCGTTGTCTGCGCCTGCCCTGGCCGCAGAGGACGCCGCCCCGCCCACGGGTGACACCTCGGGCCTGACCGACATCGTGGTGACCGCGACCAAGCGCGAAACCAACCTGCAAAAGACGCCGATCTCGATCAGCGTTGTGAACGCCGAGGAAATCAAGAAGCGTCACGTCCAGAGCCTGTTCGATCTGGGCGACGGCGCTGTGCCTTCGCTGCGCGTTGCCCCGTTTGAAGCGCGCGTTTCGGCGCTGACCATCGGTATCCGCGGCATCGTTCCGCTCGACGCCAACCAGCCGGCCCGTGAACAGGGCGTGGGCATCTACATCGACGGCGTGTATCTGGGCCGCCAGCATGGCGTGAACGCCGCGCTCTTCGATCTGGAGCGTATCGAAGTGCTCAAGGGTCCGCAGGGCACGCTGTTCGGCCGCAACACCGAAGGCGGCGCGCTCTCGATCGTGGCCAAGGCCCCCTCGGGCAAGTTCGGCGGCCGCATCCAGGGCGGCATCGGCAACTATGGCTCGCACAATGCCGAGCTGCACCTCGACCTGCCCGAATACAAGAACTTCTCGGTCAAGCTGGACGGCGTTCTCCAGTATCAGGACCCCATCACCAAGAACCCGATGCCGGGTCAGCTGGGCTGGGGCTATTACGACCGCAAGGGTCTGCGCGCCGCCGTGCGCTGGAAGCCCGCCGCCAACATCACCAACGACTTCTCGTTCGACGTCAGCCAGGACAAGAACACCCCGTTCTACAGCCAGCTGCTGAACTATAACCCGAACGGCTGCGTTGCCGGTCTTCAGTCGGCAGTTCCCAACTGCTATCTGCCCGGCACCGCCTACACCAACCTGACCGGCACGGTGAAGGCTCTGCCCAGCATCGTGCAGGTCACGCCGAACAACCGCATGGCGGTGGCCGACATCGGCGTGCCGCAGCAGGCCTCGGTCGACACCACGCGCGGCTATACCAACTCGCTCAAGTGGAAGGTCACGCCGGATCTGGAAATCCGCTCGATCACCGCATGGCGTCAGGTGACGGCAACCCAGTGGGACAACTCGGGCGGCGCCCACCGCGTTCCGGCCTACACCGCCAACGGCGGCTTCAGCCGCTACAGCCTCGCCAACCTGTGGCAGGCCCAGTTCAGCCAGGAATTCCAGGCTGTGGGCAATGTCGGCAAGCTCGACTATGTCGGCGGCCTGTTCTATTTCAACGAGCATGTGAGCGACAATGCCGCCACGCCCAACTCGAACACCTGGAACGCCGACGGCACGGGCTATACCGTCAACTCGAACGTGTTCACCAACCCCTTCGCCTCGATCGACCGCGCTTCGGAAGTATGGTCGAAGTCCTACGCCGTCTATGGTCAGGGCACCTATCACCTGACCGACGCGCTGCACCTGACGGTGGGCGGGCGTTATACCAACGACAAGAAGCGCGGCGTGTTGCACATGTTCCGCAACGTCAATTATGACGTGAACACCACGGTTGCCGCCAACAATGGATACGCTCCGCTCAACAAGAGCTGGAACCGCTTCAACCCGATGGCGACGCTGGCCTGGGACGTGACCTCGGACGCGCATGCCTATGCCAAGTTCTCGACCGGCTATCGCGCCGGCGGCGCCTCGTCGCGTACCGCCAACTATCTGCCGTTTAACCCGGAAGACGTGACCGCCTATGAATTGGGCATCAAGTCGGATCTGTTCAACCGCAAGGTCCGCGTCAATCTGGCCGGTTACATCATGGACCGCAAGAGCAGCCAGGTGGACGTCAGCTCGATCCAGACCGATAATTCGCAGGTCGTAAACGGGGTTGTGGTGCCGACCAATATCAACATCCTCAAGACGCTGAACGCGCCCGGCATCACCAAGATCCGCGGTATCGAGGCCGATATCACCGCCCGCGTGGCGCCCGGCCTGACGCTGAACGCTTCCTATGCCTACACCTACACCGACATTCCGAAGATCTATATCCCGGAAACGGCCGTGTATCAGAAGTTCTACATCGTCTATACGCCGCGCAACGCGGCTTCGGCCTCGGCTGACTATGAAGTGCCGCTGGGCGGCGCGGGCGCTCTGGCCAAGCTGCATATCGACGCGAACTACTCGCAGTCGACGCAGGCCTTTGACCAATTCGCCACCCACAATGACGCCTCGCTGGTCTTCAACGGCCGCCTTGCCCTGGCCGACATTCCGGTCAGCGACTCGGGCCAGAAGCTGACGGTCACGCTGTGGTCGCGCAACATGTTCAACACGCAGTATGTGTTCCGCCGCGACCCCTCGAACAGCCTGCCCGGTTCGCCCACCTCCAGCACCACCACCGGCAGCATCAGCAACATCCTGGGTGACTACGGCAACTTCAACGCGCCGCGCACCTTCGGCATCGATGCCGCGATCAACTTCTGATCTGACGGCTTCGGTTTAGAAAATTGGCCCGTCCCGCACTGCGGGGCGGGCTTTTTTCATGGCGCGGCAATGGGACGAATCGCTCTCGCGCACGGCGAAGCCTTTCGGCGCGACCGATGCGTTTTGTCGTGATGCAAGGGAGAGAAAATGGTGCGGCTGAGGGGATCGAAAAATAGTCGAAAAATGGCTAATTTACGCCATTTTTGTGGGGTATGATTTTAGAAAAGCCCCCAAAGAGGCCCCCAAATATATTCTACGCCGCTTTTTAATCGCTTCCCGCTTGCCGTGCGGCGTACAATTGGCGTTGAAAACCGTGGAAGGTTGAACGGATCGCGCCGACTGGCCCAAGCAGGTTAATCGCGTCAGCGGGGCTTCCGTATTTGAGTTGAAGCAGTTCAGGCAATTTAGCCCCGTCCAATTCGCTTTCGCCAACCAGCACATATTGAGCAAGCACGAAATCCAGAAACTCGCGTTGGCGCGGATCGCAATGAGAAAGGATTGCCTCTCGCTTATCTTGGACGCGTTCGGCTCGCTTCAAAGGTGCCCGCAGAAATGCGATGTAGGCCAGCACATCGAACAGGTCGCTGTCATTTGCGTCAACCGCCTTACGAATGGCCTCTAGCTGTTCGCCAGCGAAGCCCCGTTCCGCTAGGCCCTCGATCAGCCTCGCGCGCGTATCCGGTTGCCCCCAAAGGGCGCGCAACTCGTCTTCATCCTTGAACAATTCCGGCAGCTTCCCAAACAGCGCTTCGATGAACTGCTGAACGGAAATTGGCTTGCCATCCTCGCCCCAGAAAGTGGTCGCGCTGATATGCTGGAAAGTGCGCTCTTTGCCATCGGCTAGGGTGATGCGCAGCTTGGTTTTCGGCCCATCCTCTGGCCCGTTGGTGGGCGGTTCTGGTTGAGTGGGTGGCTCTGGCCTATTTCGACCTTCTTTTGGCGGCTCTGGGGCCAGCGGTTCGCCATCCCATTCGGGGTCGTGGAAGTGTTCGTAGGCCTTCACGAAATCCAGAATCGTGAAATAGTCCTTGCCGTCAAACAGGCGGGTGCCTCGACCGATAATCTGCTTAAACTCGATCATCGAGTTAACCGGGCGCATCAGCACGATATTGCGAATGTTGCGCGCATCCACACCGGTTGAAAGCTTTTGCGAGGTGGTCAGGATCGTGGGGATGGTCTTGTCATTATCCTGAAAAGTGCGCAGCCATTGTTCGCCAGCCGCGCCATCTTCTGCGGTCACTCGCACACAGTAATTCGGGTTGGCGCTGGTTTTCACCTGATTGATCAGATCGCGGATCAAACCGGCATGTTCTTGGGTGGCGCAGAAAACCAGCGTCTTTTCGCGCTGATCGATCATGCCCATGAAGGTTTTGACGCGGTAAGCCTCGCGCTCGCGGATTTCGATTGTCCGGTTGAAATCGCTCTCGGTGTAGCGCTTGCCCGTTTCCACCTCGCCCTCGATAACCTTGTCATCGCTGGTATAGACATACTCGTCTATCGTGGTGCCAATCTGGCGAACCTTGAATGGGGTCAGATAGCCGTCATTGATCCCCTCTTTAAGGGAATAGGTGTAAACCGGCGCACCGAAATAGCGGTAGGTGTCGGCATTGTTGGCGCGCTTGGGTGTGGCGGTCAGGCCGATTTGCACGGCTGGCGCGAAATATTCCAGAATTGCCCGCCATTCGCTTTCATCCTTGGCCCCGCCGCGATGGCATTCATCGATGATGATGCAGTCGAAAAAGTCGGGGGGATAGTCGCCGAAATAGGGCGTCGGATTGCCTTCTTCATCGCGCCCGCTGGTGAAGGTCTGAAAGATGGTGAAGAAGATGCTGGCATTCTTGGGCACCGCGCCCTTTTTGCGGATTTCGCCGGGGGTGATGCGGGCAAGGGCGGCATCTTCAAAGGCGCCGAAACTGTTATAGGCCTGATCGGCGAGAATGTTGCGGTCGGCCAGAAACAGGATGCGCGGGCGCCTCGCCGGTTCGCCCTCGGCCTTCCAGTCGATCAGGTTCCAGCGCGCGTTAAACAGCTTCCATGCGATTTGAAAGGCGATGGCGGTCTTGCCCGTGCCGGTGGCAAGGGTCAGCAGCACGCGGTCGCGCCCTTCGCTGATCGCCTTTAAAACCGCTTCGATGGCGTTGTGCTGATAATAGCGCGTTTCGAACTTCCCCCCTGCGGTTTCGTAGGGCACGGCGGCGAAGCGGTCGCGCCATGCGTTGGCGCTGGCAAAGGTGGTGTCCCACAATTCCTGCGGGGTGGGGAAGGCATCGACAAGGCTTTCCGCCCCGGTCTGCATATCGATGCGGTAAATCTCTTTGCCATTGGTGGCATAGGCAAAGCGGGTTTGCAGGCGGCTGGCATAATCCTTGGCCTGCGCCACGCCCTCGGTATAGCTTTTGGTGGCGGCCTTG harbors:
- a CDS encoding MFS transporter; protein product: MSVLHETAEDLARLPKHHVATHDEKLVITASSLGTVFEWYDFYLYGLLTAIIAAQFLTGLNQTTSFIMALLVFAAGFIVRPFGALVFGHIGDLFGRRYTFIITLTVMGLSTFLVGCLPTYKQVGVAAPIMLVVLRMFQGLALGGEYGGAATYVAEHAPAGKRGLYTSWIQITATAGLAMALLIVITVRSPVTGVGEEAFKQWGWRIPYLISGLFLVLGLWLRLKLHESPVFQKIKSEGSGSKAPLKDAFGKWSNLKIVLIAFFGAIAGQAVVWYTGQLYAMYFLEKMLKVDGLTANTLIITALLLATPFFLIFGMLSDKIGRKPIILTGCALAALTMFPVFHALTEAANPALAHAQANAPVKVTAYPGECSSQFDPVGANKFDTTSCDIVKNALAKAAINYENVAAPSGSVASVSIGGKTIIAPDPAQISGEDKKKAIADFTTALVGKAATPAKPAEGGKPAVEAKPAVVGELTKVGYPTKADPDQIDKPKVVAILFYLVLLVTMVYGPIAAMLVELFPSRIRYSSMSLPYHIGNGWLGGLLPAIGFAMVAANGDIYYGFWYPVIVAAATFFFGLFFLPETFRRNIDE
- a CDS encoding GNAT family N-acetyltransferase, coding for MTTDAAISHQLTTRDGVVLDVRPATEADEAALSAFFDAVSEQDRRFRFFAAGEHVSHDQLDPLIHADHFRSESYIAFEHTTGELVGSGLLACDNQLDTGEVAVSVHADYRGRGVGWALLDLLAREAERRGVRRVISIESRDNHAAIEVERDKGFTPEAFEGDPTLVVLSKTFR
- a CDS encoding AMP-binding protein, translated to MSELYTSAWQESIENREAFWSRAAGAVEWSKEPSRAWDDARGWFPDGSLNTAVNAIDRHVAAGRGDAAAIIYDSPVTDTVETYSYARLADEVGRVAAMLARLGVRRGDRVILYMPMIPQTMFAMLACARLGAVHSVVFGGFAAHELAKRIDDATPRLILTASAGIEGSRRIAYKPMVDEALRTSNHQPDHVVLFQRDVLAAELVAPRDIDWAAMIEETRADPVPPPAEMAADDPLYILYTSGTTGTPKGVVRENGGHAVALTWSMANIYGVGPGDVFWAASDVGWVVGHSYIVYAPLLVGATTVLFEGKPVGTPDAGTFWRTIQRHGVKIFFTAPTAIRAIRKEDPSASFLREIGTGPLQAVFLAGERADPDTIHWLEEHSALPVIDHWWQTELGWPGVATCHALGDTRRRAGSAGFPVPGYEFAILGDDGKELGRDQSGFVAVREPLPPGAFRTLWNNKAGWEKNFAAFPGWYETGDAGYIDADGFVHIMGRTDDIINVAGHRLSTGQMEQIVAAQDGVAECAVIGADDAIKGMVPIAFVVPRAGFDADASLPARVIAGVRGELGAVAALKTAYVVGALPKTRSGKILRNLLRRIANGEAWTCPPTIDDPAIPAAIESVIRQDSAKVA
- a CDS encoding TonB-dependent receptor encodes the protein MFSASRFLAAASCLALSAPALAAEDAAPPTGDTSGLTDIVVTATKRETNLQKTPISISVVNAEEIKKRHVQSLFDLGDGAVPSLRVAPFEARVSALTIGIRGIVPLDANQPAREQGVGIYIDGVYLGRQHGVNAALFDLERIEVLKGPQGTLFGRNTEGGALSIVAKAPSGKFGGRIQGGIGNYGSHNAELHLDLPEYKNFSVKLDGVLQYQDPITKNPMPGQLGWGYYDRKGLRAAVRWKPAANITNDFSFDVSQDKNTPFYSQLLNYNPNGCVAGLQSAVPNCYLPGTAYTNLTGTVKALPSIVQVTPNNRMAVADIGVPQQASVDTTRGYTNSLKWKVTPDLEIRSITAWRQVTATQWDNSGGAHRVPAYTANGGFSRYSLANLWQAQFSQEFQAVGNVGKLDYVGGLFYFNEHVSDNAATPNSNTWNADGTGYTVNSNVFTNPFASIDRASEVWSKSYAVYGQGTYHLTDALHLTVGGRYTNDKKRGVLHMFRNVNYDVNTTVAANNGYAPLNKSWNRFNPMATLAWDVTSDAHAYAKFSTGYRAGGASSRTANYLPFNPEDVTAYELGIKSDLFNRKVRVNLAGYIMDRKSSQVDVSSIQTDNSQVVNGVVVPTNINILKTLNAPGITKIRGIEADITARVAPGLTLNASYAYTYTDIPKIYIPETAVYQKFYIVYTPRNAASASADYEVPLGGAGALAKLHIDANYSQSTQAFDQFATHNDASLVFNGRLALADIPVSDSGQKLTVTLWSRNMFNTQYVFRRDPSNSLPGSPTSSTTTGSISNILGDYGNFNAPRTFGIDAAINF
- the hsdR gene encoding EcoAI/FtnUII family type I restriction enzme subunit R; this encodes MNEAETRAELIDPALRAAGWGVVAESRTRREVIAPGRIMGRGKRARGLSCDYVLVYRNTKLASVEAKAATKSYTEGVAQAKDYASRLQTRFAYATNGKEIYRIDMQTGAESLVDAFPTPQELWDTTFASANAWRDRFAAVPYETAGGKFETRYYQHNAIEAVLKAISEGRDRVLLTLATGTGKTAIAFQIAWKLFNARWNLIDWKAEGEPARRPRILFLADRNILADQAYNSFGAFEDAALARITPGEIRKKGAVPKNASIFFTIFQTFTSGRDEEGNPTPYFGDYPPDFFDCIIIDECHRGGAKDESEWRAILEYFAPAVQIGLTATPKRANNADTYRYFGAPVYTYSLKEGINDGYLTPFKVRQIGTTIDEYVYTSDDKVIEGEVETGKRYTESDFNRTIEIREREAYRVKTFMGMIDQREKTLVFCATQEHAGLIRDLINQVKTSANPNYCVRVTAEDGAAGEQWLRTFQDNDKTIPTILTTSQKLSTGVDARNIRNIVLMRPVNSMIEFKQIIGRGTRLFDGKDYFTILDFVKAYEHFHDPEWDGEPLAPEPPKEGRNRPEPPTQPEPPTNGPEDGPKTKLRITLADGKERTFQHISATTFWGEDGKPISVQQFIEALFGKLPELFKDEDELRALWGQPDTRARLIEGLAERGFAGEQLEAIRKAVDANDSDLFDVLAYIAFLRAPLKRAERVQDKREAILSHCDPRQREFLDFVLAQYVLVGESELDGAKLPELLQLKYGSPADAINLLGPVGAIRSTFHGFQRQLYAARQAGSD